A genome region from Lepus europaeus isolate LE1 unplaced genomic scaffold, mLepTim1.pri SCAFFOLD_286, whole genome shotgun sequence includes the following:
- the PLIN3 gene encoding perilipin-3 isoform X4, which yields MSADGTGTDASAQGTAEELVPQPSVVDRVASLPLVSSTCDMVTGAYASTKESHPRVKTVCDAAEKGVRTLAAAAASGAQPILARLEPQIASASEYAHRGLDRLEGSLPILQQPTEKVLADTKDLVSSKVSGAREMVSNTVASAKDSVATRVTEAVDATRGAVQSGVDRTRSVVASGVHSVMDSRVGQMVLSGVDTVLGKSEAWVDNHLPMTDAELARIATSLEGFDMASVQQQRQEQSYFVRLGSLSERLRQRAYEHSVAKLRGTRQRAQEALGQLAQALSLVETMKPGVDQKLTEGQERLRQLCVGWSQRPLQGPEDPAAPEVESQALSMFRGVTQQLQCTCASLAASIQGLPSQVKEQVQLARRQVEDLQATFAAVHSFQDLSGSVLTQSRERVAKAREALDHMIEYVAHNSPVTWLVGPFAPGIVENAPEEKA from the exons ATGTCTGCCGACGGGACCGGGACCGATGCCAGCGCGCAAGGGACAGCGGAagagctggtgccacag CCGAGCGTGGTGGACCGCGTGGCCAGCCTGCCCCTCGTCAGCTCCACCTGCGACATGGTGACCGGCGCCTACGCCTCCACCAAGGAGAGCCACCCACGCGTGAAGACGGTGTGCGACGCGGCCGAGAAGGGCGTGAGGACCCTCGCGGCGGCCGCCGCCAGCGGGGCCCAGCCCAtcttggccaggctggagccgcaGA TTGCGTCGGCCAGCGAGTACGCCCACCGGGGACTGGACAGGCTGGAGGGGAGTTTGCCAATCCTGCAGCAGCCCACGGAGAAG GTGCTGGCGGACACCAAGGATCTTGTGTCATCCAAGGTGTCGGGGGCCCGGGAGATGGTGTCCAACACCGTGGCCAGTGCCAAGGACTCCGTGGCCACGCGGGTGACGGAGGCGGTGGACGCCACCCGCGGCGCCGTGCAGAGTGGTGTGGACAGGACCAGGTCTGTGGTGGCCAGCGGCGTGCACTCCGTCATGGACTCCCGCGTGGGCCAGATGGTGCTGAGCGGGGTGGACACGGTGCTAGGCAAGTCGGAGGCGTGGGTGGACAACCACCTGCCCATGACGGACGCCGAACTGG CCCGCATCGCCACATCCCTGGAGGGCTTCGACATGGCCTCGGTgcagcagcagcggcaggagCAGAGCTACTTCGTGCGCCTGGGCTCGCTCTCCGAGAGGCTGCGGCAGCGCGCGTACGAGCACTCGGTGGCCAAGCTGCGCGGCACCAGGCAGAGGGCgcaggaggccctggggcagctggcGCAGGCGCTCAGCCTG GTGGAGACCATGAAGCCCGGAGTGGACCAGAAGCTCACAGAGGGGCAGGAGCGGCTGCGGCAGCTGTGCGTGGGCTGGAGCCAGAGGCCGCTGCAGGGCCCGGAGGACCCGGCCGCACCGGAG gtggAGTCGCAGGCACTGAGCATGTTCCGGGGCGTCACCCAGCAGCTGCAGTGCACCTGCGCCTCCCTGGCGGCCAGCATCCAGGGGCTGCCCAGCCAGGTGaaggagcaggtgcagctggcCCGCCGCCAGGTGGAGGACCTGCAGGCCACCTTCGCCGCCGTCCACTCCTTCCAGGACCTGTCCGGCAGCGTCCTGACCCAGAGCCGCGAGCGTGTGGCCAAGGCCCGCGAGGCCCTGGACCACATGATCGAGTACGTGGCCCACAACAGCCCCGTCACGTGGCTCGTGGGACCTTTCGCCCCGGGAATCGTGGAGAATGCCCCAGAAGAGAAGGCGTAG
- the PLIN3 gene encoding perilipin-3 isoform X2 — MSADGTGTDASAQGTAEELVPQPSVVDRVASLPLVSSTCDMVTGAYASTKESHPRVKTVCDAAEKGVRTLAAAAASGAQPILARLEPQIASASEYAHRGLDRLEGSLPILQQPTEKVLADTKDLVSSKVSGAREMVSNTVASAKDSVATRVTEAVDATRGAVQSGVDRTRSVVASGVHSVMDSRVGQMVLSGVDTVLGKSEAWVDNHLPMTDAELARIATSLEGFDMASVQQQRQEQSYFVRLGSLSERLRQRAYEHSVAKLRGTRQRAQEALGQLAQALSLVETMKPGVDQKLTEGQERLRQLCVGWSQRPLQGPEDPAAPEVSAGAGPEVESQALSMFRGVTQQLQCTCASLAASIQGLPSQVKEQVQLARRQVEDLQATFAAVHSFQDLSGSVLTQSRERVAKAREALDHMIEYVAHNSPVTWLVGPFAPGIVENAPEEKA, encoded by the exons ATGTCTGCCGACGGGACCGGGACCGATGCCAGCGCGCAAGGGACAGCGGAagagctggtgccacag CCGAGCGTGGTGGACCGCGTGGCCAGCCTGCCCCTCGTCAGCTCCACCTGCGACATGGTGACCGGCGCCTACGCCTCCACCAAGGAGAGCCACCCACGCGTGAAGACGGTGTGCGACGCGGCCGAGAAGGGCGTGAGGACCCTCGCGGCGGCCGCCGCCAGCGGGGCCCAGCCCAtcttggccaggctggagccgcaGA TTGCGTCGGCCAGCGAGTACGCCCACCGGGGACTGGACAGGCTGGAGGGGAGTTTGCCAATCCTGCAGCAGCCCACGGAGAAG GTGCTGGCGGACACCAAGGATCTTGTGTCATCCAAGGTGTCGGGGGCCCGGGAGATGGTGTCCAACACCGTGGCCAGTGCCAAGGACTCCGTGGCCACGCGGGTGACGGAGGCGGTGGACGCCACCCGCGGCGCCGTGCAGAGTGGTGTGGACAGGACCAGGTCTGTGGTGGCCAGCGGCGTGCACTCCGTCATGGACTCCCGCGTGGGCCAGATGGTGCTGAGCGGGGTGGACACGGTGCTAGGCAAGTCGGAGGCGTGGGTGGACAACCACCTGCCCATGACGGACGCCGAACTGG CCCGCATCGCCACATCCCTGGAGGGCTTCGACATGGCCTCGGTgcagcagcagcggcaggagCAGAGCTACTTCGTGCGCCTGGGCTCGCTCTCCGAGAGGCTGCGGCAGCGCGCGTACGAGCACTCGGTGGCCAAGCTGCGCGGCACCAGGCAGAGGGCgcaggaggccctggggcagctggcGCAGGCGCTCAGCCTG GTGGAGACCATGAAGCCCGGAGTGGACCAGAAGCTCACAGAGGGGCAGGAGCGGCTGCGGCAGCTGTGCGTGGGCTGGAGCCAGAGGCCGCTGCAGGGCCCGGAGGACCCGGCCGCACCGGAGGTgtctgcgggggcggggcccgag gtggAGTCGCAGGCACTGAGCATGTTCCGGGGCGTCACCCAGCAGCTGCAGTGCACCTGCGCCTCCCTGGCGGCCAGCATCCAGGGGCTGCCCAGCCAGGTGaaggagcaggtgcagctggcCCGCCGCCAGGTGGAGGACCTGCAGGCCACCTTCGCCGCCGTCCACTCCTTCCAGGACCTGTCCGGCAGCGTCCTGACCCAGAGCCGCGAGCGTGTGGCCAAGGCCCGCGAGGCCCTGGACCACATGATCGAGTACGTGGCCCACAACAGCCCCGTCACGTGGCTCGTGGGACCTTTCGCCCCGGGAATCGTGGAGAATGCCCCAGAAGAGAAGGCGTAG
- the PLIN3 gene encoding perilipin-3 isoform X1, protein MSADGTGTDASAQGTAEELVPQPSVVDRVASLPLVSSTCDMVTGAYASTKESHPRVKTVCDAAEKGVRTLAAAAASGAQPILARLEPQIASASEYAHRGLDRLEGSLPILQQPTEKVLADTKDLVSSKVSGAREMVSNTVASAKDSVATRVTEAVDATRGAVQSGVDRTRSVVASGVHSVMDSRVGQMVLSGVDTVLGKSEAWVDNHLPMTDAELARIATSLEGFDMASVQQQRQEQSYFVRLGSLSERLRQRAYEHSVAKLRGTRQRAQEALGQLAQALSLVETMKPGVDQKLTEGQERLRQLCVGWSQRPLQGPEDPAAPEVSAGAGPEQVESQALSMFRGVTQQLQCTCASLAASIQGLPSQVKEQVQLARRQVEDLQATFAAVHSFQDLSGSVLTQSRERVAKAREALDHMIEYVAHNSPVTWLVGPFAPGIVENAPEEKA, encoded by the exons ATGTCTGCCGACGGGACCGGGACCGATGCCAGCGCGCAAGGGACAGCGGAagagctggtgccacag CCGAGCGTGGTGGACCGCGTGGCCAGCCTGCCCCTCGTCAGCTCCACCTGCGACATGGTGACCGGCGCCTACGCCTCCACCAAGGAGAGCCACCCACGCGTGAAGACGGTGTGCGACGCGGCCGAGAAGGGCGTGAGGACCCTCGCGGCGGCCGCCGCCAGCGGGGCCCAGCCCAtcttggccaggctggagccgcaGA TTGCGTCGGCCAGCGAGTACGCCCACCGGGGACTGGACAGGCTGGAGGGGAGTTTGCCAATCCTGCAGCAGCCCACGGAGAAG GTGCTGGCGGACACCAAGGATCTTGTGTCATCCAAGGTGTCGGGGGCCCGGGAGATGGTGTCCAACACCGTGGCCAGTGCCAAGGACTCCGTGGCCACGCGGGTGACGGAGGCGGTGGACGCCACCCGCGGCGCCGTGCAGAGTGGTGTGGACAGGACCAGGTCTGTGGTGGCCAGCGGCGTGCACTCCGTCATGGACTCCCGCGTGGGCCAGATGGTGCTGAGCGGGGTGGACACGGTGCTAGGCAAGTCGGAGGCGTGGGTGGACAACCACCTGCCCATGACGGACGCCGAACTGG CCCGCATCGCCACATCCCTGGAGGGCTTCGACATGGCCTCGGTgcagcagcagcggcaggagCAGAGCTACTTCGTGCGCCTGGGCTCGCTCTCCGAGAGGCTGCGGCAGCGCGCGTACGAGCACTCGGTGGCCAAGCTGCGCGGCACCAGGCAGAGGGCgcaggaggccctggggcagctggcGCAGGCGCTCAGCCTG GTGGAGACCATGAAGCCCGGAGTGGACCAGAAGCTCACAGAGGGGCAGGAGCGGCTGCGGCAGCTGTGCGTGGGCTGGAGCCAGAGGCCGCTGCAGGGCCCGGAGGACCCGGCCGCACCGGAGGTgtctgcgggggcggggcccgag caggtggAGTCGCAGGCACTGAGCATGTTCCGGGGCGTCACCCAGCAGCTGCAGTGCACCTGCGCCTCCCTGGCGGCCAGCATCCAGGGGCTGCCCAGCCAGGTGaaggagcaggtgcagctggcCCGCCGCCAGGTGGAGGACCTGCAGGCCACCTTCGCCGCCGTCCACTCCTTCCAGGACCTGTCCGGCAGCGTCCTGACCCAGAGCCGCGAGCGTGTGGCCAAGGCCCGCGAGGCCCTGGACCACATGATCGAGTACGTGGCCCACAACAGCCCCGTCACGTGGCTCGTGGGACCTTTCGCCCCGGGAATCGTGGAGAATGCCCCAGAAGAGAAGGCGTAG
- the PLIN3 gene encoding perilipin-3 isoform X3 has product MSADGTGTDASAQGTAEELVPQPSVVDRVASLPLVSSTCDMVTGAYASTKESHPRVKTVCDAAEKGVRTLAAAAASGAQPILARLEPQIASASEYAHRGLDRLEGSLPILQQPTEKVLADTKDLVSSKVSGAREMVSNTVASAKDSVATRVTEAVDATRGAVQSGVDRTRSVVASGVHSVMDSRVGQMVLSGVDTVLGKSEAWVDNHLPMTDAELARIATSLEGFDMASVQQQRQEQSYFVRLGSLSERLRQRAYEHSVAKLRGTRQRAQEALGQLAQALSLVETMKPGVDQKLTEGQERLRQLCVGWSQRPLQGPEDPAAPEQVESQALSMFRGVTQQLQCTCASLAASIQGLPSQVKEQVQLARRQVEDLQATFAAVHSFQDLSGSVLTQSRERVAKAREALDHMIEYVAHNSPVTWLVGPFAPGIVENAPEEKA; this is encoded by the exons ATGTCTGCCGACGGGACCGGGACCGATGCCAGCGCGCAAGGGACAGCGGAagagctggtgccacag CCGAGCGTGGTGGACCGCGTGGCCAGCCTGCCCCTCGTCAGCTCCACCTGCGACATGGTGACCGGCGCCTACGCCTCCACCAAGGAGAGCCACCCACGCGTGAAGACGGTGTGCGACGCGGCCGAGAAGGGCGTGAGGACCCTCGCGGCGGCCGCCGCCAGCGGGGCCCAGCCCAtcttggccaggctggagccgcaGA TTGCGTCGGCCAGCGAGTACGCCCACCGGGGACTGGACAGGCTGGAGGGGAGTTTGCCAATCCTGCAGCAGCCCACGGAGAAG GTGCTGGCGGACACCAAGGATCTTGTGTCATCCAAGGTGTCGGGGGCCCGGGAGATGGTGTCCAACACCGTGGCCAGTGCCAAGGACTCCGTGGCCACGCGGGTGACGGAGGCGGTGGACGCCACCCGCGGCGCCGTGCAGAGTGGTGTGGACAGGACCAGGTCTGTGGTGGCCAGCGGCGTGCACTCCGTCATGGACTCCCGCGTGGGCCAGATGGTGCTGAGCGGGGTGGACACGGTGCTAGGCAAGTCGGAGGCGTGGGTGGACAACCACCTGCCCATGACGGACGCCGAACTGG CCCGCATCGCCACATCCCTGGAGGGCTTCGACATGGCCTCGGTgcagcagcagcggcaggagCAGAGCTACTTCGTGCGCCTGGGCTCGCTCTCCGAGAGGCTGCGGCAGCGCGCGTACGAGCACTCGGTGGCCAAGCTGCGCGGCACCAGGCAGAGGGCgcaggaggccctggggcagctggcGCAGGCGCTCAGCCTG GTGGAGACCATGAAGCCCGGAGTGGACCAGAAGCTCACAGAGGGGCAGGAGCGGCTGCGGCAGCTGTGCGTGGGCTGGAGCCAGAGGCCGCTGCAGGGCCCGGAGGACCCGGCCGCACCGGAG caggtggAGTCGCAGGCACTGAGCATGTTCCGGGGCGTCACCCAGCAGCTGCAGTGCACCTGCGCCTCCCTGGCGGCCAGCATCCAGGGGCTGCCCAGCCAGGTGaaggagcaggtgcagctggcCCGCCGCCAGGTGGAGGACCTGCAGGCCACCTTCGCCGCCGTCCACTCCTTCCAGGACCTGTCCGGCAGCGTCCTGACCCAGAGCCGCGAGCGTGTGGCCAAGGCCCGCGAGGCCCTGGACCACATGATCGAGTACGTGGCCCACAACAGCCCCGTCACGTGGCTCGTGGGACCTTTCGCCCCGGGAATCGTGGAGAATGCCCCAGAAGAGAAGGCGTAG